One genomic segment of Candidatus Hydrogenedentota bacterium includes these proteins:
- a CDS encoding 4Fe-4S single cluster domain-containing protein, producing MKDMNIRVYSLAYPVTALGPGQRAVLWVAGCGRGCAGCISPEMQPLDAGRAVPVARLAERVLGIYPPLDGMTVSGGEPFDQAESLAAFLRIVRRHRPAWTVIVYSGYVIGEIRADPVRTLLLKECDVLIDGPYQREMPRIHPLAGSGNQRVHGLTAAGEAMRAAMESGPVEQVNLGFGSGTLDMIIGVTERETRAAVCEAFHAGAPDAIQGQGNGSCGM from the coding sequence ATGAAGGACATGAACATTCGCGTGTACAGTTTGGCATATCCGGTGACGGCGCTTGGGCCGGGGCAACGGGCTGTGTTGTGGGTGGCGGGGTGCGGACGCGGATGCGCAGGCTGCATCAGCCCGGAAATGCAGCCCTTGGATGCCGGGCGCGCGGTGCCGGTGGCCCGGTTGGCTGAGCGCGTTTTGGGCATTTATCCGCCGCTCGACGGGATGACGGTGTCGGGGGGCGAGCCGTTCGATCAGGCGGAATCGCTGGCGGCCTTTCTCCGGATCGTGCGCCGGCATCGTCCGGCCTGGACCGTCATCGTGTATTCGGGATATGTCATCGGGGAGATCCGCGCCGATCCCGTCCGGACGTTGTTGCTGAAGGAATGCGATGTGTTGATTGACGGCCCGTACCAGCGCGAAATGCCCCGGATTCATCCGCTGGCGGGATCGGGCAATCAGCGCGTGCATGGCCTGACGGCCGCGGGGGAAGCGATGCGCGCCGCGATGGAATCAGGCCCCGTGGAACAAGTGAACCTCGGATTTGGTAGCGGAACGCTGGACATGATCATCGGCGTGACGGAACGCGAGACGCGCGCGGCGGTGTGCGAGGCGTTCCATGCCGGCGCGCCGGATGCAATCCAAGGACAAGGAAACGGCTCATGCGGTATGTGA
- a CDS encoding FHA domain-containing protein encodes MRYVKACPRCGHLNDEFAESCERDGEFLGMVPAAMAPDTPPEPVAEPVAEPVAPGEADVLPETEPVCETIQALYLETESGATHEVRSGWVVGQAHPTSAAQVQLSGLTGLNYVHRSHCQFELRPDGWHVIAIAQPEYTNPTFVNQTRLMPGQHALLRNGDRLVLANVPLNVRILEM; translated from the coding sequence ATGCGGTATGTGAAGGCCTGCCCGCGGTGCGGACATTTGAACGATGAGTTTGCGGAATCATGCGAACGGGACGGGGAGTTCCTCGGCATGGTGCCCGCCGCGATGGCGCCGGACACGCCGCCGGAACCCGTTGCGGAGCCTGTTGCGGAACCCGTTGCGCCCGGCGAAGCCGACGTCCTTCCCGAAACAGAGCCGGTTTGCGAAACGATCCAGGCGTTGTATCTCGAAACGGAATCGGGCGCGACCCACGAGGTGCGCAGCGGATGGGTCGTCGGCCAGGCGCATCCCACGAGCGCGGCGCAGGTGCAATTGTCGGGCTTGACGGGGTTGAACTACGTTCATCGCAGCCATTGCCAATTCGAGTTGCGCCCGGACGGCTGGCATGTGATCGCAATTGCCCAGCCCGAATACACAAATCCCACCTTCGTGAACCAGACGCGGCTGATGCCGGGTCAGCACGCGCTGTTGCGCAACGGCGATCGCCTTGTGCTGGCCAATGTGCCGCTGAATGTGCGAATCCTGGAAATGTGA
- a CDS encoding radical SAM protein: MRVRYSRLKIFHFPGKLASLPRDIGEIRPPLHIRIKPTNACSHRCRYCAYRAPNLQLGRDMDPRESIPREKMLEIVEDLASMGVQAVTFSGGGDPFCYPHLHEAAERLAASGIPFAALTNGARLEGDAAALFARSAAWLRISMDGWDAPSYARYRGVDEEEFDRVIGNIRRFRSLGGACRLGINLVVDRENAPHVFDFIRMAKDLGADSIKISPCVIADSGAENNAYHRPFFADVNGQIARARETFESDAFEIYHAYHEQQTVFAKPYSWCPYLQILPVIGADMRVYTCQDKAYNRESGLLGSIEHERFSDFWMRNKAKFFDVNPSIHCNHHCVADAKNRLVLEYLEIEREHLGFV, encoded by the coding sequence ATGCGTGTGCGGTATTCACGGCTGAAAATATTCCATTTTCCGGGGAAATTGGCGTCGCTGCCCCGCGATATCGGGGAGATACGCCCGCCGCTGCACATCCGCATCAAGCCGACCAACGCCTGCTCGCATCGGTGCCGGTATTGCGCGTACCGCGCGCCGAATCTCCAACTGGGCCGGGATATGGATCCGCGCGAATCCATTCCGCGCGAGAAGATGCTGGAAATCGTCGAGGACCTTGCCTCGATGGGCGTGCAGGCGGTGACGTTCAGCGGCGGCGGCGATCCGTTTTGTTACCCGCATCTGCACGAGGCGGCGGAACGCCTGGCCGCCTCGGGCATTCCCTTCGCAGCCTTGACCAACGGCGCCCGGCTCGAAGGCGACGCGGCCGCATTGTTCGCAAGGTCGGCGGCATGGCTACGGATTTCGATGGACGGATGGGACGCGCCGAGTTATGCGCGCTACCGGGGCGTGGACGAAGAGGAGTTCGACCGCGTCATCGGGAATATCCGGCGCTTTCGATCACTGGGGGGCGCATGCCGGCTCGGCATCAACCTCGTCGTGGACCGTGAAAACGCCCCGCATGTGTTCGATTTCATCCGCATGGCCAAAGACCTCGGCGCGGACAGCATCAAGATTTCGCCCTGTGTGATCGCCGACAGCGGCGCGGAAAACAATGCGTATCACCGCCCGTTTTTCGCGGACGTGAATGGCCAGATCGCGCGCGCACGGGAAACATTCGAATCGGACGCATTCGAGATTTATCACGCCTACCACGAACAGCAGACCGTGTTCGCGAAGCCGTATTCATGGTGCCCCTATCTGCAGATCCTTCCCGTAATCGGCGCCGACATGCGCGTCTACACCTGCCAGGACAAGGCCTACAACCGCGAGTCCGGACTGCTCGGCAGCATCGAACACGAACGGTTCAGCGATTTCTGGATGAGGAACAAGGCGAAATTCTTCGACGTGAATCCTTCCATCCACTGCAACCACCACTGCGTCGCCGACGCCAAAAACCGCCTCGTGCTCGAATACCTCGAAATCGAACGCGAACACCTGGGATTCGTGTAG
- a CDS encoding class I SAM-dependent methyltransferase: protein MGRQVEIITPLHTRTARDYVGRMMDDKVHCSEVSRQYGRDYWDGDRRYGYGGYRYDGRWAPVARKLADTYELPPNARILDVGCGKAHLLYELSRLLPDAEVTGFDVSSYAIETAKEEIRGRLFVHKAEDPYPFERGCFDLVLSLMTLHNLPLPALAAALAEIERVGVRKYVAVESYRTVKELFNLQCWALTCESFLRPDEWLWMFEKAGYTGDYEFAFFT, encoded by the coding sequence ATGGGAAGACAGGTCGAGATCATCACGCCGCTGCATACGCGGACCGCGCGCGACTACGTGGGGCGGATGATGGACGATAAAGTTCATTGCAGCGAGGTTTCGCGCCAATACGGCCGCGACTACTGGGACGGCGACCGCCGCTACGGCTACGGCGGTTACCGCTACGACGGCCGCTGGGCGCCCGTTGCCCGCAAATTGGCCGATACCTATGAACTGCCGCCGAATGCGCGCATTCTCGATGTGGGCTGCGGCAAGGCGCATCTCCTTTATGAATTGTCCCGCCTGTTGCCGGACGCCGAGGTGACAGGGTTCGACGTTTCGTCCTACGCCATCGAGACAGCCAAGGAAGAAATCCGCGGCCGTCTTTTCGTGCACAAGGCGGAAGACCCGTATCCGTTCGAGCGCGGCTGCTTCGACTTGGTTCTTTCCCTGATGACCCTGCATAATCTGCCGTTGCCGGCGCTGGCGGCGGCCTTGGCCGAAATCGAGCGCGTCGGCGTGCGCAAATACGTCGCCGTCGAAAGTTACCGGACCGTCAAAGAACTCTTCAATCTCCAATGCTGGGCCTTGACCTGCGAGAGTTTCCTGCGCCCGGACGAATGGCTCTGGATGTTCGAGAAAGCCGGGTACACCGGCGACTACGAGTTCGCTTTTTTCACATAA